A portion of the Planctomycetia bacterium genome contains these proteins:
- the cas6 gene encoding type I-MYXAN CRISPR-associated protein Cas6/Cmx6: MYVDLAFRLQTAGSIPADHGYALYSGVSRFLPELHQEIGVAIHPICGRQIGDRRLALMPWSALTIRAPADRIATLLRLAGKSIRINDAAVRVGVPEVRALAPSTALRSRLVVIKIAHAGAADLTNAVFIAATRKQMDDLGIGANAVLNVGKRRTLRLKQREIVGYELLVEGLTPSASLDLQASGLGGKRHMGCGVFMGVGEPAT; this comes from the coding sequence ATGTATGTCGACCTTGCTTTCCGATTGCAGACGGCCGGTTCCATTCCCGCTGACCACGGCTATGCACTATATTCCGGTGTGTCCCGCTTCTTACCGGAGCTACATCAGGAGATTGGCGTTGCGATCCATCCGATTTGCGGTCGCCAGATTGGGGATCGAAGACTAGCGCTGATGCCGTGGAGCGCTCTCACGATTCGTGCGCCGGCAGACCGAATCGCGACACTATTGAGGTTGGCCGGCAAATCAATACGAATTAACGACGCTGCAGTGCGGGTGGGAGTTCCCGAAGTGCGTGCGCTGGCGCCATCGACGGCGCTGCGTAGTCGACTTGTTGTCATTAAAATTGCACACGCTGGAGCTGCAGACCTCACGAATGCGGTGTTCATCGCTGCTACTCGAAAGCAGATGGATGATTTAGGGATTGGAGCGAACGCCGTCCTCAACGTCGGCAAGCGCCGCACACTTCGCTTAAAGCAGCGAGAAATTGTCGGTTACGAGCTTCTTGTCGAAGGTCTTACCCCATCAGCGTCTCTCGACCTTCAAGCGAGCGGGCTTGGAGGCAAAAGGCACATGGGATGTGGGGTGTTTATGGGGGTTGGCGAACCAGCAACGTGA
- the cas3 gene encoding CRISPR-associated helicase Cas3', whose amino-acid sequence MWGVYGGWRTSNVNCDPKHLWAKSRRHGEAEHASMRLHQHLADVYDAATQVVDATGDDQLLALGLDLHKYRERFRRCVLLAAAMHDLGKANDHFQDMICGKRDVQKKPQGLRHEWVSVLLLRENLRNWIWPAAGGNETDFGIVQWAIGGHHPAYGRESPPRATNPQGEGDRLAVLTTHSEFRECLQVLKRRFSVASIPEFHQPWVLPLVGPDSVFRQIQKWYVETRQLWEQFSEHDKRLVAAVKATVIAADVAGSTVPRQVTDETHRASWIPDAFANTPQPGELVSIVSRRLNGGSLRAFQTDVSKARASVTFAKAGCGSGKTLAAYHWAATNHPAKRLYFCYPTTGTATEGFRDYLYNPDADLNYRLFHGRAEIDMTLIVWGDDKLVEADANARIDSLEAWSTPVVSCTVDTVLGLVQNIRRGLYAWPALAGAAFVFDEIHAYDDKLFGALLRFLQNLPGVPVLLMTASLPNARLTALRDCLTRAKRAPMAEICGPEELETLVRYHQEATPVAVASRVQDEIAAGGKVLWVCNTVSRAMAAADSIADLNPAIYHSRFRYIDRVQRHQVVVKAFKAAQAAPIVACTTQVCEMSLDLEGVTLLVTELAPVPAIIQRLGRLNRKADHGDKTRPFIVIDVGDNHLPYSPVELQSARQWLASLADGPRSQRDLAQAWEQHDVGKKPGFVASAWLDGGPMTMVLELREASPGITVILQKDAQAVRSGVQKLAEVALPMPPPPKCLSWREWPSIQGIPIAPAEVIDYDPLRGASWRK is encoded by the coding sequence ATGTGGGGTGTTTATGGGGGTTGGCGAACCAGCAACGTGAACTGTGACCCCAAACATTTGTGGGCCAAAAGTCGGAGGCACGGCGAAGCCGAGCATGCCTCGATGCGACTTCATCAGCACCTTGCTGACGTCTACGACGCTGCCACCCAAGTGGTCGACGCGACCGGTGATGATCAATTGCTGGCCCTGGGATTGGATTTACACAAGTATCGCGAGCGATTTCGACGGTGTGTCTTGTTGGCCGCGGCGATGCATGATCTCGGTAAGGCTAACGACCATTTTCAAGATATGATCTGCGGGAAACGAGACGTTCAAAAAAAACCGCAGGGGCTCCGTCACGAGTGGGTCTCGGTCTTGTTACTGCGAGAGAACCTGAGAAATTGGATTTGGCCCGCGGCAGGTGGAAACGAGACGGATTTCGGCATCGTTCAATGGGCTATTGGCGGTCATCACCCGGCCTATGGCCGTGAGTCGCCCCCGCGGGCAACAAATCCGCAGGGTGAAGGCGACCGACTGGCTGTTTTGACCACTCACTCCGAATTCCGCGAGTGTTTGCAGGTACTGAAGCGTCGATTCTCAGTCGCGAGTATCCCAGAGTTTCACCAGCCGTGGGTGCTTCCTTTGGTCGGCCCCGACTCTGTTTTTCGCCAAATTCAAAAGTGGTACGTGGAAACACGCCAGTTGTGGGAGCAATTCTCTGAGCATGACAAACGATTGGTTGCCGCTGTCAAAGCCACAGTCATCGCCGCGGATGTCGCCGGCTCAACCGTGCCGCGGCAAGTGACGGATGAAACACATCGGGCTTCGTGGATTCCCGATGCGTTCGCCAATACACCTCAGCCTGGAGAACTCGTTTCGATCGTGAGCAGGCGACTCAACGGAGGTTCTCTGAGAGCGTTTCAGACGGATGTTTCCAAGGCGCGTGCGTCCGTGACCTTCGCCAAGGCTGGTTGCGGGTCCGGTAAAACATTAGCCGCGTACCACTGGGCGGCCACCAATCACCCGGCGAAACGACTCTACTTCTGTTACCCCACCACGGGCACTGCAACGGAAGGGTTCCGCGACTACCTATACAATCCGGATGCCGACTTAAACTACCGCCTGTTTCACGGTCGCGCCGAGATCGACATGACCTTGATTGTCTGGGGCGATGACAAATTGGTCGAGGCCGATGCCAACGCACGCATTGATTCACTCGAAGCGTGGTCCACTCCGGTTGTGAGTTGTACAGTCGACACGGTCCTCGGACTCGTACAAAACATCCGCCGCGGGTTGTATGCGTGGCCGGCACTGGCAGGTGCTGCATTCGTGTTCGACGAGATTCACGCCTACGACGACAAGCTGTTCGGCGCGTTGCTCCGTTTCTTACAAAACCTGCCCGGGGTTCCGGTACTGCTCATGACCGCCAGCCTACCAAATGCCCGTCTCACGGCACTTCGGGACTGCCTGACGAGGGCAAAGCGGGCACCCATGGCCGAAATCTGCGGGCCGGAGGAATTGGAAACGCTGGTTCGCTACCACCAGGAAGCGACGCCGGTGGCTGTTGCATCGCGCGTGCAGGACGAGATCGCCGCGGGCGGCAAGGTGCTGTGGGTATGCAACACGGTCAGTCGCGCGATGGCGGCCGCCGATTCGATCGCCGATTTGAATCCGGCCATTTATCACTCACGGTTTCGCTACATTGACCGAGTGCAGCGGCATCAGGTTGTAGTCAAGGCTTTCAAAGCGGCGCAAGCTGCGCCGATCGTTGCCTGCACAACGCAAGTCTGTGAAATGAGCCTGGACTTGGAGGGCGTGACCCTACTTGTGACGGAACTGGCCCCCGTACCGGCGATCATTCAACGGCTTGGACGATTGAACCGCAAGGCGGACCATGGTGACAAGACTCGGCCGTTCATTGTCATCGACGTTGGCGACAATCATTTGCCGTATTCACCGGTGGAGTTACAATCTGCACGACAGTGGCTCGCATCACTCGCCGACGGTCCACGGTCGCAAAGGGACTTGGCCCAGGCTTGGGAACAGCATGATGTCGGGAAAAAACCGGGCTTCGTGGCCAGCGCATGGCTCGATGGTGGGCCGATGACGATGGTACTCGAACTACGAGAAGCATCGCCGGGAATCACGGTTATTCTCCAGAAAGACGCGCAGGCGGTTCGGTCGGGAGTCCAGAAACTTGCAGAAGTTGCTCTACCGATGCCCCCGCCGCCAAAATGCTTGAGCTGGCGCGAGTGGCCATCGATCCAAGGGATTCCAATCGCACCAGCCGAAGTGATCGACTATGACCCGCTGCGAGGTGCATCATGGCGAAAGTGA